CTTTTTCATGGATAAGAGATCATCATTGAATGTAACAGCCttctataattattttctttcatgctcgatatcatcaaaataaaaaaaaattgaaagaactATGCCACATAAAAGCTTTAGTTATGTTCAAGCAACATTATTTGAAAGGCAAAAAAAATCTCTGCAGCATTATATAACCACTCCCATTTACCAGAAGCAGAGAAAAGCAAAGACTAGAATGTACACTACATATGCACaatttgaaacacgagtaaagAAGCAAAGGACCCAGGACAAGGCTCCCCACACTTTGAGCTACaaaatggagaaagaaaaacatTCCCTAACAGAAGAACATATTTTACTAGCAAGATCCAGAGACTAGCTTCACAGtggaattttgagaaaaaaagaCTATTTTGGctccccaaaaaaataaattacagAGCAAAGCTAACCTTGTGCCATGGGTGTGCCTTAATTTGAGGAAACCTAAAATCAGTATAATTTGGATTCATACAACGAATTTCTTCTCGAGTTGGTGTACCAAGAACCTGAAAGTAAACCACATTAGACCATTACACAAGCACAATCAGTTTCTTGCAAGTTCTGACTTCATCTTACATAAAATGTACCTTTATAATCTCCACCAACTGGTCAACGGCATTCTCTCCGGGAAATAGTGGCTGCAAGTATATCAGATCATGAGTCAATTAAATATCACAATATAAAggaccaaaaaagaaaaagtaaaaaaaaaatcccaaaaggGAAATGGCAAATAACCTGTCCCAAAAGAAGCTCGGCAAGGACACATCCAGCTGACCAGATATCAATGGAGGATGTATACTCAGTGGCCCCAAATATGAGTTCCGGAGCACGATAAAACCTTGAGCAAATGTACGAGATATTTGCTTCACCCTTCACCTGATGTAGGTTAATAATCACAAAAAGATGAGCACACTCATTAACAGGAATAAAAAAGGTCCTTAAATTTACATGAGCAGCACAGCTCCTTTAATAAGCCTAAAACTTTCATAATGGAACACTGGGAAAAACGTCATCAACTACAAACTATTACATATTGGAAACAGTAGTGGACTAAACTCCTATAAATAAATACATACAGAAGTATATAAATACAACAGATTATCCACACATCAATGTGTAGTTACCATAAAAGTGATGCATTATGTTCTTTACTTGTTCTTTTACAAAGGGTTGTTATCAGATCACTTATAGCACATATAAATTGACATTCTACAAATTTgtggagcaaaaaaaaaa
The sequence above is a segment of the Coffea eugenioides isolate CCC68of unplaced genomic scaffold, Ceug_1.0 ScVebR1_13;HRSCAF=70, whole genome shotgun sequence genome. Coding sequences within it:
- the LOC113755295 gene encoding shaggy-related protein kinase eta isoform X3, with protein sequence MANDKEMSAPIMDGHDTVTGHIISTTIGGKNGEPKQTVSYMAERVVGTGSFGIVFQIFRGLAYLHNVAGVCHRDLKPQNVLVDPLSHQVKICDFGSAKVLVKGEANISYICSRFYRAPELIFGATEYTSSIDIWSAGCVLAELLLGQPLFPGENAVDQLVEIIKVLGTPTREEIRCMNPNYTDFRFPQIKAHPWHKVSFAL